AACCCTCCGCCAGTTTCGCCTGTACCTGCAACGCTTCGGATTCGATGCGCGCCCGATCCAACGTGAGCGGCCATGATTCACCGACCACACGGGCATAAGGGAGTGCCTGCTTGAGAATGACCCCCTTTTCCCGGCCTTCCTCCCGGATGTGAAACACGAGATTCAGATTGCCGTCCCCGATTTCCCTGCTGGTTAATACAGCCCCATCGGAAAACAATCCCGGAATGGAACGCGCGTATTGAACCGCTTCAGCTTCCGTCAACGGATGGTAATTTGACATATCCCCTCTCCTCCCTCGCAATCGTTTTGCATTATCTGATTTACAATAATTCCTAAACATTCCATCCGGTCGAAGATTCGGTATACTCGCATTGGGTTACAGGATAGTCCAAATCAACACTCAATAACGTGGAAAGCCGTCTCAGCATCGCTCTGTATTTCTTCATCAGCCATTAGGCTGGGAGACGGCCTCCGCTTCGCATCGAGAACCCCTCTCCGATGGTCAGTTACGGTTGAAATGCCGGGTCATCCACCGGATGGGCCACCCACCCCGACGGGTCGATGAACAAGCGAATTGCCACTACTCGCCGGTTCTCCATCAGCGTAAAGAAGTGCGGGGTGTTCACCGGAACCGAGATGACGTCACCAGCGGACAGTTCCACATCGAAATAGCCTGTTTCCTCTTTGCCCTTGATCGTAAAAATGCCGTTGCCGGCGGCGATGGCTCTTACTTCATCTTCCGTGTGAACGTGAACCTGCTCAAACTTCTTCAGCAACTCGCCCAAGTTGGGCGTTTCCGGTGACAGCGCCACCACATCCCATTTCACATAGCCGTTGCGCTCGGCCAATGAGCGGATATCTTCGTCGTACGCCCGCAAAATCTCCTCTTTCTCCTCATCGGTCAGGACGAATTTGTCCTTCAGCTTTTCCGGCAGTTTTTCTGTGTCCCAATGTTCGTACAACACACCTTGGTCTTCCAGAAAAGCGCGAACGTTTGCTTCTCCTTCGATCCGTTCTCCCGTATTTCGAATGCGGATGCTTGCCATCGTCATCGCTCCTCTCATATGAAAAACTCTATTTACCAAATGATTGAAATAATCGCCCTGCTCTACTACCTACTCATCA
Above is a genomic segment from Polycladomyces subterraneus containing:
- a CDS encoding 1,2-dihydroxy-3-keto-5-methylthiopentene dioxygenase, which codes for MASIRIRNTGERIEGEANVRAFLEDQGVLYEHWDTEKLPEKLKDKFVLTDEEKEEILRAYDEDIRSLAERNGYVKWDVVALSPETPNLGELLKKFEQVHVHTEDEVRAIAAGNGIFTIKGKEETGYFDVELSAGDVISVPVNTPHFFTLMENRRVVAIRLFIDPSGWVAHPVDDPAFQP